From a region of the Paeniglutamicibacter cryotolerans genome:
- the ffh gene encoding signal recognition particle protein, translated as MFNSLSDRLTATFKNLRGKGRLSEADVDGTVREIRRALLDADVAVPVVREFVAQVKERALGEEVSTSLNPGQQIVKIVNDELVRILGGQTRRLNLAKVPPTVIMLAGLQGAGKTTLAGKLAKHLKSQGHTPLLVACDLQRPNAVKQLQVNGERAGVPVFAPHPGVSSEFEASTGDPVAVARDGIAEAKTKLHDIVIVDTAGRLGVDTEMMEQAADIRAAINPDEVLFVIDAMIGQDAVNTAQAFNDGVNFTGVVLTKLDGDARGGAALSVASVTGKPVMFASTGENLDDFEIFHPDRMASRILDMGDILTLIEQAEKSWDKGEAERMAKKFTDREDFTLDDFLAQMQQIRKMGSMKKMLAMMPGAAISKQQLEQFDEKQMDRVEAIVRSMTPHERVAPKIINGSRRARIAKGSGVHVSEVNQMLERFGEAQKMMKKMASGGGIPGMPGARGKKAAAKGGKKKPAKFGNPAKAAQLAAAEADKKAAAPTGASFGGASNKDFNPADLNLPKGFEKFLGK; from the coding sequence GTGTTCAATTCACTCTCCGACCGCCTGACAGCCACCTTCAAGAACCTCCGCGGCAAGGGCCGCCTTTCCGAGGCGGACGTCGATGGGACGGTTCGTGAGATCCGGCGTGCCCTGCTCGACGCCGACGTCGCCGTGCCCGTGGTGCGCGAGTTCGTCGCCCAGGTCAAGGAACGCGCCCTGGGCGAAGAGGTTTCCACCTCGCTGAACCCGGGCCAGCAGATCGTCAAGATCGTCAACGACGAACTGGTGCGCATCCTCGGCGGCCAGACCCGCCGACTGAACCTGGCCAAGGTCCCGCCGACGGTCATCATGCTCGCCGGCCTGCAGGGCGCCGGCAAGACCACCCTCGCCGGCAAGCTGGCCAAGCACCTGAAGTCCCAGGGCCACACCCCGCTGCTGGTCGCCTGCGATCTGCAGCGCCCGAATGCGGTCAAGCAGCTTCAGGTCAACGGCGAGCGCGCCGGCGTGCCGGTGTTCGCCCCGCACCCGGGCGTCTCCTCCGAGTTCGAGGCCTCCACCGGCGACCCGGTGGCGGTGGCCCGCGACGGTATCGCCGAGGCGAAGACCAAGCTGCACGACATCGTGATCGTGGATACGGCCGGCCGCCTGGGCGTGGACACCGAGATGATGGAGCAGGCAGCGGACATCCGTGCCGCCATCAACCCGGACGAGGTCCTGTTCGTCATCGACGCGATGATCGGCCAGGACGCCGTGAACACGGCGCAGGCGTTCAACGACGGCGTGAACTTCACCGGCGTGGTGCTGACCAAGTTGGACGGCGACGCCCGTGGCGGTGCCGCGTTGTCCGTGGCATCGGTGACCGGCAAGCCGGTCATGTTCGCCTCCACCGGCGAGAACCTGGACGATTTCGAGATCTTCCACCCGGATCGCATGGCCAGCCGCATCCTGGACATGGGCGACATCCTCACGCTCATCGAGCAGGCGGAGAAGTCCTGGGACAAGGGCGAAGCCGAGCGGATGGCGAAGAAGTTCACCGACCGCGAGGACTTCACGCTCGATGACTTCCTGGCCCAGATGCAGCAGATCCGCAAAATGGGCTCGATGAAGAAGATGCTCGCGATGATGCCGGGCGCCGCGATCTCCAAACAGCAGCTCGAACAGTTCGACGAGAAGCAGATGGACCGCGTGGAGGCCATCGTGCGTTCGATGACCCCGCACGAGCGGGTCGCCCCGAAGATCATCAACGGTTCGCGCCGCGCCCGCATCGCCAAGGGCTCGGGCGTGCACGTCTCCGAGGTCAACCAGATGCTCGAGCGCTTCGGCGAGGCGCAGAAGATGATGAAGAAGATGGCCTCCGGTGGCGGCATCCCGGGCATGCCCGGAGCCCGTGGCAAGAAGGCCGCTGCCAAGGGCGGCAAGAAGAAGCCGGCGAAGTTCGGCAACCCGGCCAAGGCGGCGCAGCTGGCCGCGGCCGAGGCGGACAAGAAGGCGGCGGCGCCCACCGGCGCCTCTTTCGGTGGTGCCAGCAACAAGGACTTCAACCCGGCGGACCTGAACCTGCCGAAGGGCTTTGAAAAGTTCCTTGGCAAGTAA
- a CDS encoding glucose-6-phosphate dehydrogenase has product MDMESVPDTGSQVRTLLVLGASGDLTGRLLLPGLARLLASGRAPGLMLAGAGSADFTPADWHQRVDTVFASAKSGATPQGSSELDRIAANTSYSSLDVTAPGELSRLLATLPGPIAVYFALPPAVSQRACEALVPGELPEGTLFVMEKPFGSDAVSARALNQTLVRLVPEANIHRVDHFLGKGTVFNILGLRFANRILEPVFSADHVAKMEIFYDEDLALEDRAGYYDHAGALRDMIQSHLLQILALLTMNAPATLGERDVRDHLGSVLRATSVAGTPADSSRRARYAAGTSQGRQVPDYASERGVDPARGTETLAEVTLKVNNSRWAGVPFILRAGKALGVARKEAVITFKPVAHLPDGFKGIDFPTTLRIGFGPDTLQLDLDVNSPGDLFTLDRVTLEAELSSTDLLPYGEVLLGVLSGDPTLSVRGDTAEECWRIVDPVLAAWAADEVPLEEYPAGGPGPAGWDTNGTAPQ; this is encoded by the coding sequence ATGGACATGGAATCGGTGCCCGACACGGGCTCACAGGTACGGACTTTGCTGGTTCTCGGGGCCTCCGGCGACCTGACCGGGCGGCTGCTGCTTCCCGGTTTGGCGCGGCTTCTGGCCTCGGGCCGGGCCCCCGGACTGATGCTGGCCGGCGCGGGTTCGGCCGACTTCACCCCGGCCGACTGGCACCAACGCGTCGACACGGTTTTCGCCTCCGCCAAGAGCGGTGCGACGCCGCAGGGCTCCAGCGAACTGGATCGCATCGCCGCCAACACCTCCTATTCCAGCCTGGATGTCACCGCCCCGGGCGAGCTTTCACGCTTACTGGCTACTTTGCCGGGCCCGATAGCCGTCTACTTCGCCCTGCCGCCCGCCGTCAGCCAGCGGGCCTGCGAGGCCCTGGTGCCCGGCGAGCTTCCCGAGGGCACCCTGTTCGTGATGGAGAAGCCGTTCGGTTCCGACGCCGTTTCGGCCCGGGCGCTGAACCAGACCCTGGTCCGGCTGGTGCCGGAGGCCAACATCCACCGGGTGGACCACTTCCTGGGCAAGGGCACCGTTTTCAACATTCTGGGCCTGCGCTTTGCCAACCGGATCCTGGAACCGGTGTTCAGCGCAGACCATGTGGCGAAGATGGAGATCTTCTACGACGAGGACCTGGCCTTGGAGGACCGTGCCGGGTACTACGACCATGCCGGAGCGCTGCGCGACATGATCCAGTCGCACCTTTTGCAGATCCTGGCCCTGCTGACCATGAATGCCCCCGCCACCCTCGGCGAGCGCGACGTGCGCGACCACCTGGGCTCGGTCCTGCGGGCCACGTCAGTTGCCGGGACACCGGCAGATTCCAGCCGTCGCGCCCGCTATGCGGCAGGCACCTCTCAGGGCCGTCAGGTCCCCGACTATGCCTCCGAACGGGGAGTCGATCCGGCCCGGGGCACCGAAACCCTGGCCGAGGTGACGCTCAAGGTGAACAATTCGCGCTGGGCAGGGGTTCCCTTCATCCTGCGGGCGGGCAAGGCGCTGGGGGTGGCCCGCAAGGAAGCGGTCATTACGTTCAAGCCCGTCGCGCACCTGCCCGACGGATTCAAGGGGATCGACTTCCCCACCACGTTGCGCATCGGGTTCGGCCCGGACACCCTCCAACTCGATCTCGATGTGAACAGCCCCGGGGACCTCTTCACCCTGGATCGGGTCACACTGGAGGCGGAGCTGAGCTCGACCGACCTGCTCCCCTACGGCGAAGTGCTGCTGGGTGTGCTCAGCGGGGACCCGACGCTATCGGTGCGCGGAGATACCGCAGAGGAATGCTGGCGCATCGTCGACCCGGTGTTGGCTGCCTGGGCCGCCGATGAGGTTCCGCTGGAGGAGTATCCGGCGGGTGGACCCGGACCTGCCGGGTGGGACACGAATGGCACCGCGCCGCAGTAG
- a CDS encoding P-II family nitrogen regulator: MKLVTALIRPDKADQIRSALEAYGVPGLTISPASGYGRQRGHTQTYRGASHTVDLLPKVRLEVLVDDLYCQDILDVLVSTANTGSAGDGKIWVTKVDEVIRVRTGERGMAAV, from the coding sequence ATGAAACTCGTGACGGCCCTCATTAGGCCCGACAAGGCGGACCAGATCCGTTCGGCGCTGGAGGCCTACGGGGTGCCCGGCCTCACCATTAGCCCAGCCAGCGGATATGGCAGGCAGCGCGGACACACTCAGACATACCGGGGCGCCAGCCACACGGTCGATCTGTTGCCCAAGGTCCGGCTCGAGGTACTTGTCGATGATCTCTACTGCCAGGACATTCTGGACGTCCTGGTCTCCACGGCAAACACCGGAAGTGCGGGCGACGGAAAGATCTGGGTGACCAAAGTTGATGAAGTGATTCGCGTGAGGACCGGGGAACGTGGAATGGCCGCAGTCTGA
- a CDS encoding ammonium transporter, whose protein sequence is MELTSSQVWMMVCAALVLLMTPALAFFYGGMTRAKSVLNMMMMSFSAIALVAVVWVLWGYSMSGGGEGLGGIIGNPMGDIGLVAQLGTDQMIAVGLGATFAIITVALISGAIADRAKFGAWMLFVPIWVTLVYAPLAHWVWGGGLLGPVGLIGSWAGEAIDFAGGTVVHINAGVAGLVLALIVGKRRGFGKDPSQRPHNIPFVMLGAALLWFGWFGFNGGASSTVEEAGLIWVKTLVAPAAALLGWILVERMRDGHGTSLGAASGIVAGLVAITPACANITPSAAIGLGLVAGVVSALAVGLKYRWGYDDSLDVVGVHLVSGIIGTLALGLIALPAEGTAGGLLYGGGWGQMRAQVVATLVTVVFTGIMTTIIGLAIHRTVGFRVSEEEEIAGIDLMQHAETGYEFGGLGTGGTFVPHPATSGHLKTEEEVSA, encoded by the coding sequence ATGGAACTGACATCAAGCCAGGTCTGGATGATGGTCTGCGCGGCCCTGGTGCTGCTGATGACCCCGGCTCTTGCCTTCTTCTATGGGGGCATGACTCGGGCCAAGAGCGTCTTGAACATGATGATGATGAGCTTCTCCGCCATCGCACTGGTGGCCGTGGTCTGGGTGCTGTGGGGGTATTCGATGTCCGGGGGAGGCGAAGGCCTGGGCGGCATCATCGGCAACCCGATGGGTGATATCGGGCTCGTTGCCCAGCTGGGTACGGATCAGATGATTGCTGTGGGATTAGGGGCAACCTTTGCCATCATCACCGTCGCGCTGATCTCCGGGGCCATTGCCGATCGGGCAAAGTTCGGGGCGTGGATGCTTTTCGTCCCGATCTGGGTAACTCTGGTCTACGCGCCGTTGGCACACTGGGTCTGGGGTGGCGGACTGCTGGGGCCGGTAGGGCTCATCGGTTCCTGGGCGGGCGAGGCGATCGACTTCGCCGGCGGCACAGTCGTGCACATCAACGCCGGCGTAGCCGGACTGGTCCTGGCCCTCATCGTGGGCAAGCGCCGGGGCTTCGGCAAGGATCCGAGTCAGCGCCCCCACAACATTCCCTTCGTGATGCTCGGCGCGGCCCTCCTGTGGTTCGGCTGGTTCGGGTTCAACGGCGGAGCGTCAAGCACCGTGGAAGAAGCCGGACTCATCTGGGTGAAAACCCTGGTTGCGCCGGCGGCGGCGCTGCTGGGATGGATCCTAGTTGAACGCATGCGTGATGGACACGGCACATCGCTGGGGGCAGCCTCCGGCATCGTTGCGGGCCTGGTGGCCATCACACCCGCCTGTGCCAACATCACACCCTCGGCAGCCATTGGCCTGGGCCTGGTTGCCGGAGTCGTATCGGCGCTGGCCGTCGGGCTGAAGTACCGCTGGGGATACGATGATTCGCTGGACGTCGTGGGCGTCCACCTTGTATCCGGAATCATCGGCACCCTGGCCCTCGGGCTCATTGCGCTTCCGGCCGAAGGAACCGCCGGTGGCCTGCTTTATGGGGGAGGTTGGGGCCAGATGAGGGCTCAAGTTGTAGCCACGTTGGTGACTGTCGTCTTCACCGGCATCATGACGACCATCATTGGGCTGGCCATCCACCGCACCGTGGGGTTCAGGGTGAGTGAGGAAGAGGAAATTGCGGGCATCGACTTGATGCAGCACGCGGAAACCGGCTATGAATTCGGAGGCCTGGGCACAGGCGGAACCTTCGTCCCACACCCGGCGACATCCGGCCACCTGAAGACCGAGGAAGAGGTCAGCGCATGA